In the genome of Leucobacter luti, one region contains:
- a CDS encoding DUF6993 domain-containing protein gives MFSGVKFRTRSMAIAVLAVSLPLLAGCSLLEGPTPETPQRETPAAPEVAPELIPGGSAEDNLPYFTEVLRSYTAGDGPVQGAPIVAAVAAAGFDPALMQVSFDETKTNLVADNIFVSVRVNENCLIGQVVTEDRSFVAETAPAIGPNGDICLIGTTAPIAL, from the coding sequence GTGTTCTCAGGAGTGAAGTTCCGTACTCGATCCATGGCGATCGCTGTGCTCGCGGTGTCCCTTCCGCTGCTTGCCGGGTGCTCGCTCCTCGAAGGTCCGACCCCGGAAACGCCGCAGCGGGAGACACCAGCGGCACCCGAAGTTGCGCCGGAGCTCATCCCCGGTGGCAGCGCCGAGGACAATCTCCCGTACTTTACCGAGGTCCTGCGCAGCTATACGGCTGGGGACGGCCCAGTTCAGGGGGCCCCGATCGTCGCAGCTGTTGCTGCGGCTGGATTCGATCCGGCACTGATGCAGGTGAGTTTTGACGAGACAAAGACCAACCTTGTCGCCGACAATATCTTCGTGTCCGTTCGCGTGAATGAGAATTGCCTCATCGGCCAAGTGGTCACGGAGGACCGCAGCTTCGTCGCCGAGACAGCGCCCGCGATCGGCCCGAACGGCGACATCTGCCTGATCGGTACCACCGCCCCGATCGCACTGTAG
- a CDS encoding single-stranded DNA-binding protein gives MSPAISIVGTIGTTPRLIQSTPQTAFCTFRLASTTRRFDRTSGQWSDGETSWYTVNSFRGLAEHAKASFARGDRVVVSGRMRVRQWEKDGRSGVSVEVEADALGHDLRWGTTEFTPDEAGAPSGPSTVPPHSERAGTAHGGLDSGSAGQNRDAHTPEHPSEPTEPTLATETTQDTDEGVGLFTGTGNGEPSSSAVQHMEDAA, from the coding sequence ATGTCCCCCGCAATCAGCATTGTCGGCACGATCGGCACGACCCCGCGCCTGATCCAGTCCACTCCGCAAACGGCTTTCTGCACGTTTCGGCTCGCGAGCACGACGCGTCGCTTTGATCGCACCTCGGGCCAGTGGTCTGACGGCGAGACAAGTTGGTACACCGTCAACTCTTTTCGCGGGCTCGCAGAGCACGCGAAAGCCTCGTTCGCGCGCGGTGACCGCGTGGTCGTGTCCGGCCGAATGCGCGTGCGACAGTGGGAGAAGGATGGCCGTTCAGGTGTCAGCGTCGAAGTCGAGGCAGACGCGCTCGGACACGATCTCCGCTGGGGAACCACCGAATTCACTCCGGATGAAGCGGGGGCACCTTCTGGTCCCAGCACGGTGCCGCCGCATTCCGAACGGGCGGGCACCGCGCACGGCGGCCTAGACTCGGGTAGCGCCGGGCAGAATCGGGACGCTCACACCCCTGAACACCCTTCGGAGCCCACGGAGCCCACCCTCGCGACTGAGACGACTCAGGACACCGACGAAGGTGTCGGATTATTCACTGGGACCGGAAACGGTGAGCCGAGCAGCAGCGCGGTGCAGCACATGGAGGATGCGGCGTAG
- the msrA gene encoding peptide-methionine (S)-S-oxide reductase MsrA translates to MSTTFVLAGGCFWCLDAAYRQLRGVTEVLSCYTGGVTRQPSYEQVCTGATGHAEAVAVTFDESVIPASVILDAFFTMHDPTQLNRQGHDVGTQYRSAMFPADAAQAAVFESARARAAEWWPGDIVTTLEPLGEVFPAEDAHQDFFAKNPTQGYCLAVAVPKVNKVRAAFSEYLR, encoded by the coding sequence ATGAGTACCACGTTTGTTCTTGCCGGTGGCTGCTTTTGGTGCCTTGATGCTGCATATCGACAGCTTCGTGGCGTCACAGAGGTGCTGTCGTGCTACACCGGCGGCGTGACGCGGCAGCCCAGCTACGAACAGGTGTGCACCGGCGCGACGGGCCATGCTGAGGCTGTCGCGGTCACCTTTGATGAGTCGGTCATTCCCGCCTCGGTCATTCTTGACGCTTTCTTCACGATGCATGATCCGACTCAGCTGAATCGTCAGGGTCACGACGTCGGCACTCAGTACCGCTCGGCGATGTTCCCGGCTGACGCTGCTCAGGCCGCAGTGTTCGAGTCAGCACGGGCGCGCGCCGCAGAGTGGTGGCCCGGCGATATCGTGACGACACTGGAGCCATTGGGTGAAGTCTTCCCTGCCGAGGACGCGCATCAGGATTTCTTCGCAAAGAACCCGACCCAGGGATATTGCCTCGCGGTGGCGGTACCAAAGGTCAACAAGGTGCGCGCCGCATTCTCGGAGTACTTGCGGTAG
- the nadE gene encoding ammonia-dependent NAD(+) synthetase: MSEMQQEIIRALRPVPAIDPAAELERRVTFLADYARAIPGVRGFVLGISGGQDSSLAGRLAQLAVERLRGEGRDAEFIAVRLPYAVQRDEDDAQLALAFIQPDSTVTVDIAAGTDGIVSQVSAATGTPVSDFTRGNVKARMRMVAQYAIAGDRGLLVIGTDHAAEAITGFFTKFGDGAADIIPLSGLTKSQGAELLRELNAPTRLWEKVPTADLLDEQPGQSDESSLGVTYPEIDGYLRGEQVAAAAAENLERRYRATEHKRRLPVAPGDTWWRGDAERRAEA, encoded by the coding sequence GTGAGCGAGATGCAGCAAGAGATCATTCGAGCGCTGCGGCCAGTCCCAGCAATCGACCCCGCGGCTGAACTGGAGCGTCGTGTGACGTTCTTGGCGGACTACGCGAGAGCGATCCCAGGGGTGCGTGGCTTTGTGCTGGGCATCTCAGGGGGGCAAGACTCTTCGCTTGCGGGCCGCCTCGCGCAGCTGGCAGTTGAGCGCTTGCGCGGCGAGGGGCGGGACGCGGAGTTCATTGCCGTGCGGTTGCCATATGCGGTGCAGCGCGACGAAGACGACGCACAGCTCGCGTTGGCGTTCATTCAGCCGGATAGCACAGTCACCGTGGACATTGCAGCGGGAACTGACGGGATTGTGTCGCAGGTGTCTGCTGCTACGGGAACTCCGGTCTCGGATTTCACGCGGGGAAACGTCAAAGCGCGGATGCGGATGGTCGCGCAGTATGCCATCGCGGGAGACCGTGGTCTGCTCGTGATCGGCACGGATCACGCCGCTGAAGCGATCACTGGGTTCTTCACGAAGTTTGGTGATGGCGCAGCCGACATCATTCCGCTTTCTGGGCTCACGAAGAGCCAGGGGGCAGAACTGTTGCGTGAACTGAATGCGCCGACTCGGCTGTGGGAGAAAGTGCCGACTGCTGATCTGCTTGACGAGCAGCCAGGGCAGTCCGACGAATCCAGCCTTGGCGTCACCTATCCCGAGATCGACGGGTACCTTCGCGGGGAGCAGGTTGCCGCCGCCGCGGCGGAGAACCTTGAGCGGCGCTACCGCGCCACGGAACACAAACGACGGCTTCCTGTCGCCCCTGGTGATACCTGGTGGCGCGGCGATGCTGAACGAAGGGCGGAAGCATGA
- the dnaE gene encoding DNA polymerase III subunit alpha: MLDGAARVKPLIDAVAAQGMPAIAVTDHGNTFGAFDFWKTARDADVNPIIGIEAYVTPGTHRGDRTRVRWGDGGGDDVSGAGAYTHMTLLSETTEGMHNLFRLSSRSSIEGYYFKPRMDRELLQQYSQGLIATTGCPSSEVHTRLRLGQYAEARQAAAEFQDIFGKENYFCEIMDHGLEIERRVQKDLVAIAKDLGIPMLATNDLHYVHEKDAEAHSALLCVQSGSRLDDPNRFQFSGSGYYLKSAAEMRHIFREMPEACDNTLLVAERCHAEFNTSANYMPRYPVPEGENEESWFVKEIEKGLHYRYPNGIPDAVRKQAEYETGVIVQMGFPGYFLVVADFINWSKDNGIRVGPGRGSGAGSMVAYAMRITDLDPLQHGLIFERFLNPDRVSMPDFDVDFDDRRRGEVIRYVTEKYGDERVAQIVTYGTIKSKQALKDASRVLGFPFGMGEKLTKAMPPAVMAKDIPLAGITDPDHPRYKEAAEFRAVLQEDAEAKQVYDTALGLEGLKRQWGVHAAGVIMSSDPLIDIIPIMKREQDGQIVTQFDYPTCEGLGLIKMDFLGLRNLTIISDALENIRVNRGEELDLERLELDDTESYELLARGDTLGVFQLDGGPMRGLLRLMKPDNFEDISAVLALYRPGPMGADSHTNYALRKNGLQPITPIHPELEEPLQEVLSTTYGLIIYQEQVMSIAQKVAGFSLGEADILRRAMGKKKKSELDKQYAGFSSGMAERGFSPPAVKALWDILLPFSDYAFNKAHSAAYGVVSYWTAYLKAHYPAEYMAALLTSVGDSKDKLAIYLNECRRMGIKVLPPAVNESFANFSAVGEDIRFGLGAIRNVGTNVVEGIREAREANGGFESYHDFLKKVPLVVLNKRTIESLIKAGAFDGLGGTRRALVEIHEQTIESAVKDKRDAEKGNVGFDFDSLFAEAAEADGEEADAALLVPDRPEWTKKDKLSFEREMLGLYVSDHPLRGLDSALAKEASATVLQITNPDSTSTFDGEIVTVAGLLTSVQHRTAKSGNLYGMVTIEDFTGEIQALFMGKSYQEFGSLLQPDSIVALRGKLNARDDGMSMHAYGVRPIDAGVQEDAETLMLTISDARATEDLMDELKRTLLRHRGESEVRLNLMTSTAIRVFELPLQVRVSADLFGELKGLLGPRCLLPIEELIS, from the coding sequence ATGCTCGACGGTGCGGCTCGCGTAAAACCGCTCATCGACGCAGTTGCAGCGCAAGGCATGCCGGCGATTGCGGTGACTGACCACGGCAATACGTTCGGCGCGTTCGACTTTTGGAAGACGGCGCGCGACGCTGACGTGAATCCGATTATCGGGATCGAAGCCTATGTGACGCCTGGCACACACCGCGGGGATCGCACGCGTGTGCGTTGGGGTGACGGAGGCGGCGACGACGTGTCTGGCGCGGGCGCATACACGCATATGACGCTCCTCTCCGAGACCACGGAGGGGATGCACAACCTGTTCCGGCTTTCGAGCCGGTCCTCGATCGAGGGCTACTACTTCAAACCGCGCATGGACCGTGAGTTGCTGCAGCAGTATTCGCAGGGCCTGATCGCAACCACAGGCTGCCCGTCGAGTGAAGTGCATACCCGGCTCCGGCTCGGGCAGTACGCCGAGGCGCGGCAGGCCGCCGCAGAATTCCAGGACATTTTCGGCAAAGAGAATTACTTCTGCGAGATCATGGATCACGGCCTCGAAATCGAGCGCCGTGTGCAGAAGGATCTCGTTGCAATCGCAAAGGATCTGGGGATCCCGATGCTTGCGACCAACGATCTGCACTACGTGCACGAGAAAGACGCTGAGGCGCACTCTGCGCTGCTCTGCGTGCAGTCTGGATCGCGGCTCGACGACCCCAACCGGTTCCAGTTCAGCGGCTCGGGCTACTACCTGAAGTCTGCTGCAGAGATGCGCCACATCTTCCGCGAGATGCCCGAAGCGTGTGACAACACGTTGCTGGTCGCCGAGCGCTGCCACGCCGAGTTCAACACCTCGGCCAACTACATGCCCCGCTATCCCGTTCCCGAGGGGGAGAACGAGGAGAGCTGGTTTGTCAAGGAGATCGAGAAGGGTCTGCACTACCGCTACCCGAACGGAATCCCTGATGCAGTGCGCAAGCAGGCCGAGTACGAGACCGGCGTGATCGTGCAGATGGGGTTCCCCGGCTACTTCCTCGTCGTTGCTGACTTCATCAACTGGTCGAAGGACAACGGGATCCGCGTCGGCCCTGGCCGAGGCTCGGGCGCAGGTTCGATGGTGGCGTACGCAATGCGTATCACCGACCTTGATCCGCTACAGCACGGTCTCATCTTTGAGCGCTTCCTGAACCCTGATCGAGTCTCGATGCCTGACTTCGATGTCGACTTCGATGATCGTCGCCGCGGCGAGGTCATTCGGTACGTGACGGAGAAGTACGGCGATGAGCGCGTGGCGCAGATTGTCACCTACGGCACGATCAAGTCAAAGCAGGCATTGAAGGATGCCTCGCGCGTGCTTGGTTTCCCATTCGGGATGGGCGAAAAGCTCACGAAGGCGATGCCGCCGGCAGTCATGGCGAAAGACATTCCGCTCGCGGGCATCACCGATCCGGATCACCCGCGCTACAAAGAAGCCGCGGAGTTCCGTGCCGTGCTCCAGGAAGACGCCGAGGCCAAGCAGGTGTATGACACCGCACTCGGGCTGGAGGGGCTGAAACGGCAGTGGGGCGTGCATGCGGCTGGCGTGATCATGTCGAGTGATCCACTCATCGACATCATCCCGATCATGAAGCGTGAGCAGGATGGCCAGATCGTCACGCAGTTTGACTATCCCACCTGTGAGGGCCTCGGCCTGATCAAGATGGACTTCCTCGGTCTACGAAACCTCACGATCATTTCGGACGCGCTCGAGAACATCCGTGTGAACCGCGGCGAAGAGCTGGACCTCGAGCGGCTTGAGCTCGATGACACGGAGTCTTACGAACTGCTGGCGCGCGGCGATACGCTCGGCGTGTTTCAGCTCGACGGGGGCCCGATGCGCGGCCTCCTCCGTCTGATGAAGCCTGACAACTTCGAAGACATTTCGGCAGTGCTCGCGCTCTACCGTCCGGGTCCCATGGGAGCGGACTCCCACACGAACTATGCGCTCCGAAAGAATGGGCTGCAGCCCATCACCCCGATCCACCCCGAGCTGGAAGAGCCACTTCAGGAGGTGCTGAGCACCACCTACGGTCTCATCATCTACCAAGAGCAGGTGATGTCGATCGCGCAAAAAGTGGCAGGGTTCTCGCTCGGTGAAGCCGATATTCTGCGCCGCGCGATGGGGAAGAAAAAGAAGTCGGAGCTGGACAAGCAGTACGCGGGCTTCTCGAGTGGAATGGCAGAGCGTGGGTTCTCGCCGCCTGCGGTGAAAGCACTGTGGGATATCCTGCTGCCGTTCTCTGACTATGCGTTCAACAAGGCCCACTCTGCCGCCTACGGGGTCGTGTCGTACTGGACTGCGTACCTCAAAGCGCACTACCCGGCTGAATACATGGCTGCTCTGCTGACAAGCGTCGGGGATTCTAAAGACAAGCTCGCGATCTACCTCAATGAGTGCCGCCGCATGGGTATCAAGGTGCTGCCGCCTGCCGTAAACGAGTCGTTCGCAAACTTCTCGGCCGTTGGCGAGGATATTCGCTTTGGGCTGGGCGCCATCCGCAACGTCGGCACGAACGTGGTCGAGGGGATTCGCGAGGCACGTGAGGCGAACGGTGGGTTTGAGAGCTACCATGACTTCCTCAAGAAGGTTCCGCTCGTCGTGCTGAACAAGCGCACGATCGAATCGTTGATCAAGGCGGGGGCCTTCGACGGACTTGGCGGCACACGCCGCGCGCTCGTGGAGATTCACGAGCAGACCATCGAGAGTGCCGTCAAGGACAAGCGGGACGCCGAGAAAGGCAACGTCGGGTTCGACTTCGACAGTCTTTTCGCTGAGGCAGCTGAGGCGGACGGCGAAGAAGCAGACGCGGCACTGCTTGTGCCGGATCGCCCGGAGTGGACCAAAAAGGACAAGCTGTCGTTTGAGCGTGAAATGCTCGGGCTCTATGTCTCGGACCACCCGCTGCGCGGGCTCGACTCGGCGCTCGCGAAAGAAGCGAGTGCGACGGTACTGCAGATCACGAACCCCGACTCCACCTCGACGTTTGACGGTGAGATCGTGACGGTGGCGGGTCTTCTTACGAGCGTGCAGCATCGCACCGCGAAATCCGGCAATCTGTACGGCATGGTGACGATCGAAGACTTCACCGGTGAGATCCAAGCATTGTTTATGGGGAAGTCGTACCAGGAGTTTGGGAGCCTGTTGCAGCCGGACTCGATCGTGGCGCTGCGCGGCAAGCTCAACGCTCGCGACGACGGAATGTCGATGCACGCGTACGGTGTGCGGCCGATTGACGCTGGCGTGCAGGAAGACGCTGAGACACTGATGCTCACGATTTCGGACGCGCGCGCGACCGAGGATCTCATGGACGAGCTCAAACGCACCCTGCTGCGCCACCGCGGAGAGAGCGAAGTGCGACTGAACTTGATGACCTCAACAGCGATTCGGGTGTTTGAGCTGCCGCTGCAGGTGCGAGTTTCCGCGGATCTGTTTGGTGAGCTCAAAGGACTCCTCGGGCCGCGGTGCTTGCTCCCGATTGAAGAGCTGATTTCTTGA
- a CDS encoding S-layer homology domain-containing protein has product MFWGNHGGSPVTAEIGIDEHGRAGSLRFTRAGRRIAAIAIALTLAATSLVAGVAAPALAADGTGVLKGTIAVPAGTDLTKVNIAVTPRIHTGAVYTDFGLDPNGAYEVTGLPDAEFIVSAFVYTGQGYPNPNVHEQLLLPTPTTAGVTIAGGETKVQNFTMKPATAKISGHITLDGSSAVQVILKQKVGSEWISMNSAWSGSGAAPIDFATYGLAAGTYKAVFVALAGDYPYERQQWWEGTGVEEQATPITLAEGEIRTGVDTVFLRQFTSGPTVTVQGTPAVGSTLSAATTSWVPAATKVTYQWYQGDPNGPGAVEIAGATAASYVPTAADVGKRLYVIAVGTRQGYSDWGAPSEATAAVTTAALTATPKPTVTGTPKVGATLTANAGTWAPAPVALSYQWQRAGAPISGATQATYTPVAADAGKTLTVAVTGTKSGYSPNTQTSAATAAIAPATPAVLPFIDVKQGDKFYTEIAWMYETGLSTGIATQEGLVYQPKAAVSREAMAAFLYRSSKATYQGPAVSPFADIKPGDKFYNEITWMAHEGISTGITQPSGKPKYAPKAPVSREAMAAFIYRLEPRSYTAPIASPFADVEPGDNFYREIAWMYDTKVSTGVEQPSGKPKYAPKTAVSREAMAAFLYRVK; this is encoded by the coding sequence ATGTTTTGGGGAAACCATGGGGGTAGTCCAGTGACGGCAGAAATCGGTATCGACGAACACGGACGCGCGGGATCGCTCCGCTTCACCCGAGCAGGGAGGCGTATTGCGGCCATCGCAATTGCGCTCACGCTCGCAGCGACCTCTCTGGTTGCTGGAGTGGCGGCGCCGGCGCTCGCCGCCGACGGGACTGGGGTGCTGAAAGGCACGATCGCGGTCCCGGCTGGAACGGATCTCACCAAGGTGAATATCGCGGTGACCCCGCGGATTCACACTGGTGCCGTCTACACGGACTTCGGTCTGGATCCGAACGGCGCGTACGAGGTGACGGGGCTCCCGGACGCTGAGTTCATTGTTTCAGCGTTTGTCTATACCGGACAGGGGTACCCAAACCCCAACGTGCACGAGCAGTTGCTCCTGCCGACGCCCACCACAGCCGGGGTCACGATTGCCGGGGGTGAAACGAAGGTCCAGAACTTCACCATGAAGCCTGCGACCGCAAAGATCAGCGGCCACATCACGCTCGATGGTTCAAGTGCAGTGCAGGTGATCCTGAAACAAAAGGTCGGCAGTGAATGGATCTCGATGAACTCCGCGTGGAGCGGATCTGGTGCAGCCCCAATTGACTTCGCGACCTATGGTCTCGCTGCCGGCACCTACAAGGCAGTGTTCGTCGCCCTCGCTGGCGATTACCCGTACGAACGGCAGCAGTGGTGGGAAGGGACGGGTGTTGAAGAACAAGCGACGCCCATCACGCTGGCGGAGGGCGAGATTCGCACAGGCGTTGACACGGTGTTCCTGCGCCAGTTCACGTCTGGCCCCACGGTGACCGTGCAGGGCACACCCGCTGTTGGCTCCACGCTCTCCGCTGCCACGACCAGCTGGGTTCCTGCCGCCACCAAGGTGACCTACCAGTGGTACCAGGGGGACCCGAACGGCCCGGGAGCCGTTGAGATCGCGGGCGCGACGGCAGCCAGTTACGTGCCGACGGCAGCAGACGTCGGAAAGCGATTGTACGTGATCGCTGTCGGCACCCGGCAGGGGTACTCAGATTGGGGCGCCCCTTCTGAGGCGACCGCCGCGGTGACGACCGCGGCGCTCACCGCCACTCCGAAGCCCACGGTCACCGGCACGCCCAAGGTTGGCGCCACGCTCACAGCCAACGCAGGCACCTGGGCCCCAGCCCCTGTTGCGCTCAGCTACCAGTGGCAGCGCGCAGGTGCACCGATCAGCGGCGCGACACAAGCGACGTACACTCCGGTCGCCGCAGACGCAGGAAAGACACTCACCGTCGCCGTTACTGGCACGAAGAGCGGATACTCCCCCAACACGCAGACGTCCGCAGCCACGGCCGCGATCGCACCGGCTACGCCTGCGGTGCTCCCTTTTATCGATGTGAAGCAGGGAGACAAGTTCTACACGGAGATCGCCTGGATGTATGAGACCGGGCTCTCGACCGGCATTGCTACGCAGGAAGGCTTGGTCTACCAGCCGAAGGCGGCCGTATCGCGCGAGGCCATGGCCGCGTTCCTGTATCGCTCGAGCAAGGCCACCTATCAGGGGCCCGCAGTCTCCCCGTTCGCGGACATCAAACCCGGCGACAAGTTCTACAACGAGATCACGTGGATGGCCCACGAGGGCATCTCGACGGGGATCACACAGCCGAGCGGGAAGCCGAAATACGCTCCGAAAGCTCCAGTGTCCCGCGAGGCAATGGCGGCGTTCATCTACCGTCTCGAGCCACGGAGCTACACCGCTCCGATCGCCTCACCATTCGCGGACGTCGAGCCTGGTGACAATTTCTACCGTGAGATCGCTTGGATGTATGACACGAAGGTATCCACGGGAGTGGAACAGCCCTCAGGGAAGCCCAAATACGCCCCGAAGACCGCGGTCTCGCGTGAGGCAATGGCCGCCTTCCTCTACCGCGTCAAGTAG
- a CDS encoding RluA family pseudouridine synthase: MQHRSFPVPDGLSGERVDAALAKLLGFSRSFAAEIAQAGGVSLDGVELGKSDRLSAGGWLEVTWAEKRGPEIVPVHLPELGIVHDDDDIVVIDKPAGVAAHPSLGWEGPTVLGALAGAGYRIATSGPPERQGIVHRLDAGTSGLMVVAKSERAYSTLKRAFKEREVSKIYHAVVQGHPDPFSGTIEGPIGRHPGHEWKFAVTRDGKPSVTHYATLEAFPYATLLEIELETGRTHQIRVHMSAQRHPCVGDGMYGADPTLSDRLGLTRQWLHAMRLGFRHPGSGEPVEFSSVYPADLQHALDVLAGTDPGA; the protein is encoded by the coding sequence ATGCAGCATCGTAGTTTTCCGGTGCCAGATGGGCTCTCCGGAGAACGCGTGGACGCCGCGCTCGCAAAGCTGCTCGGATTCTCGCGGAGTTTTGCGGCCGAGATTGCTCAGGCTGGTGGCGTGAGCCTTGACGGCGTTGAGCTGGGCAAGTCTGATCGGCTTTCCGCCGGAGGCTGGCTTGAGGTCACGTGGGCTGAGAAACGTGGGCCCGAGATTGTCCCAGTGCACCTCCCAGAACTGGGAATCGTGCATGATGATGACGACATTGTCGTGATTGACAAGCCCGCGGGCGTCGCTGCGCATCCGTCGCTCGGCTGGGAGGGCCCGACGGTGCTCGGGGCGCTCGCGGGTGCTGGATATCGCATTGCGACTTCTGGTCCGCCGGAACGGCAAGGCATCGTGCATCGTCTGGACGCTGGCACGAGCGGGCTCATGGTGGTTGCGAAAAGCGAGCGGGCTTACAGCACGCTCAAGCGCGCGTTCAAGGAGCGCGAGGTGTCGAAGATCTACCACGCAGTAGTGCAAGGCCACCCGGACCCGTTTTCCGGAACAATTGAGGGACCCATCGGTCGTCACCCCGGACACGAGTGGAAGTTTGCGGTGACCCGCGATGGGAAGCCCTCGGTAACGCACTACGCGACGCTTGAAGCCTTTCCCTATGCGACACTCCTAGAGATTGAGCTCGAGACCGGTCGGACACACCAGATTCGTGTGCATATGTCTGCCCAACGCCACCCCTGCGTAGGAGACGGCATGTATGGCGCCGACCCGACGCTCTCGGACCGTCTCGGGCTGACGCGGCAATGGTTGCACGCGATGCGGCTCGGGTTCCGCCATCCTGGCTCTGGCGAGCCCGTCGAGTTTAGCTCGGTGTACCCGGCGGATCTACAGCACGCCCTCGACGTGCTCGCTGGCACTGATCCGGGCGCCTAA
- the lspA gene encoding signal peptidase II, which translates to MNDVTGSADDHVTPDATATRPWRRWVPAIVFAVALVVLAADQSVKNWVVSHLDEGVTVQVIGDVLRWHFVRNPGAAFSMASGSTWIFTILAAVVVVVILWQIRRLRSVPWALFLGLLLGGVLGNLTDRLTREPGFPEGHVIDFISTPWMWLGFNEAIYNIADIGIVSGMILFILITLLGLPIDGRSRAQAKADEAAAEAAKHATAVAGTDPAVSGSARPNDESPEEPGNAAS; encoded by the coding sequence GTGAACGACGTCACTGGATCGGCAGACGACCACGTGACCCCCGACGCCACGGCCACTCGGCCGTGGCGTCGCTGGGTCCCGGCGATCGTGTTTGCTGTTGCGCTGGTGGTCCTCGCGGCTGACCAGAGCGTCAAGAACTGGGTAGTGTCCCACCTAGATGAGGGCGTTACGGTGCAGGTGATCGGCGACGTGTTGCGCTGGCACTTCGTGCGAAACCCGGGCGCGGCCTTCTCGATGGCGAGCGGATCGACGTGGATCTTCACGATCCTTGCCGCAGTAGTGGTTGTGGTGATCCTGTGGCAGATCCGGCGGTTGCGCTCCGTGCCGTGGGCTCTATTCCTCGGCCTGTTGCTCGGCGGTGTGCTGGGCAACCTCACGGACCGGCTGACGCGAGAACCCGGTTTCCCTGAGGGCCACGTGATCGACTTCATCTCGACCCCGTGGATGTGGCTTGGGTTCAATGAGGCGATCTACAACATCGCTGACATTGGCATTGTGTCTGGCATGATCCTGTTCATCCTGATCACGTTGCTCGGGCTTCCGATTGACGGGCGCAGCCGTGCGCAGGCTAAAGCAGATGAAGCCGCGGCCGAAGCTGCGAAACATGCCACCGCTGTCGCTGGAACGGATCCTGCAGTGAGCGGATCTGCCCGGCCGAACGACGAGTCCCCAGAGGAGCCAGGCAATGCAGCATCGTAG
- a CDS encoding DivIVA domain-containing protein — protein MALTPEDVVNQKFTITKFRDGYDLDQVDDFLDTIVEELRQFEEEKAALRAQIDELTAKLEACESGAQSAPAASEQTIVVDAPAPAPAPAAPVTVAAVAGGSQPDAVKSSAMLQLALELHDKHVHEGETTRDQLISEAESKRDQMIKDAERTAKQLVEEAQQQRADELRELGEERGDLQFKIKDLRQFESEYRSTLRSYIQSQLRGLDGSPEPAGAPDGLQ, from the coding sequence ATGGCCCTGACTCCCGAAGACGTCGTGAACCAGAAGTTCACGATCACCAAGTTCCGCGACGGCTACGATCTCGATCAGGTCGACGACTTCCTCGACACTATCGTCGAGGAGCTTCGCCAGTTCGAGGAGGAGAAGGCTGCGCTGCGTGCGCAGATCGACGAGCTCACCGCGAAGCTTGAGGCGTGCGAGTCGGGCGCTCAGTCCGCCCCCGCAGCGTCCGAGCAGACGATCGTTGTCGACGCTCCTGCGCCCGCTCCGGCACCCGCAGCGCCGGTGACCGTCGCAGCTGTCGCTGGTGGCAGCCAGCCAGACGCAGTGAAGTCGAGCGCCATGCTCCAGCTCGCGCTCGAACTGCACGACAAGCACGTGCACGAGGGCGAGACGACTCGCGATCAGCTGATCAGCGAGGCGGAGTCGAAGCGTGATCAGATGATCAAGGACGCTGAGCGCACCGCGAAGCAGCTCGTCGAAGAGGCTCAGCAGCAGCGTGCAGATGAGCTGCGCGAGCTGGGCGAAGAACGCGGTGACCTGCAGTTCAAGATCAAGGATCTGCGTCAGTTCGAGAGCGAGTACCGCTCGACGCTGCGCTCGTACATCCAGTCGCAGCTGCGCGGCCTTGACGGCTCACCCGAGCCTGCTGGCGCGCCTGACGGCCTGCAGTAA
- a CDS encoding YggT family protein → MEFVLVVGGILKLLLRIYTLVLWVRFVLDWIMVLNRRFRPRGPLAVAIELVYTVTDPPIRMFRRLLPPIRLGQVSLDLGWMLTMLACWILIAIIPGW, encoded by the coding sequence TTGGAGTTCGTACTCGTCGTTGGGGGCATCCTCAAACTGCTCCTCCGCATCTACACGCTGGTGCTGTGGGTGCGTTTCGTGCTCGACTGGATCATGGTGCTGAATCGACGATTCCGACCGCGCGGCCCACTCGCCGTGGCGATCGAGCTCGTGTATACGGTGACTGATCCACCGATCAGGATGTTTAGAAGGTTGCTTCCTCCGATCCGTCTCGGCCAAGTATCGCTTGATCTGGGCTGGATGTTGACGATGCTCGCCTGCTGGATTCTGATCGCAATTATTCCCGGTTGGTAG